cgtccttcGGAGGatcagccgaagaagaaggcgtCTCCGGCTCCGGTTCCCCCTTCTCGCCCCACTCATCAGCGATCGCCCCCGCGTTTCCCCCGATCCCCACGGGATCCCGCCCCcactcgtcctcgtcctcgtcctcgtccttgGGCGGATCCGCCTCCGACGGCTCCTCCGGCTCCGGCGGCGTCTTCTCGCCCCATTCGTCGGGGATTCCGGGCGCCTGGGCGGAGGGATCTTCGTCGGGGGGGCGTCGCGGGAACCGCTCCGgtcgggaggcggcggagggtgcGGAAAGGGAGAGGAGCCTAGGGTTTCGCGGGCGACGAGCGAGGAAGGGGAGGGATAGGATTTGGGGGTGGCgcgagagggggaggaggaggcgatggGGGTAAGGGTTTGGGGAGAAGAGGCAGGCGTGGGAGGAGGTCAAGAGACAAGCCATTGTTGTCGTTGAATCAGCGCCTCACGAGCGAGAGGGACTGAGGGAGCTAAAGAACGAAGGGAATGAACTCGCACCGAAGAATGTACACCACGAACCAAACCGAACCGATTCACTTCAAACTCTCGGTCTACGGTAACGTGATCCGGCCCAAAATATTACTAACTCAGCCCATATTGGCCTGGCCTTTTATCGGCCCCGTTAGTAAAGTAGGCAGCGAGAAGTCCACTTCACATTAGCGTCAAAAATACGGGACGTGAGGTGTTTCGGGTCCGGCCCAATGAGGTCCGTTAAACTGAGAATGGCCGGTGCCGAAGTTATTGTGTGCACCCGGTGTCTCCGTACATACCATGAACCACGCTCCTTTTTCTTTAATCAGTAGATGTGATGTGCAATctccaaggaaaaaaaaaaaagtatactaGTAAAAATTTACACGTTTTGTGAGTTCATGACTTCATGTCAAATGGTATAAAAAACTGATGGTAATAGAGTaagtgttttatttatttatttatatataaagaaacTTATCTCTTAAAATTTCGCTTATTTGATATGTggatatttttctcaaatattctagaaCACATTCAAGTTTGATTTATAAATCCCTGATGCGGGATTTAGATGTGAGATGTACTTGAACACCCGGTGCAAGCAATAATTTGAACTTcgaatgttggccctagttggCCAACAGATTTAAACAGACGAGCCCGTAATTCAACAGAAAAACCGATCCGAAGTCTCCAGCAGCGATCTATGATCTATCCATCTCCAAtctccaataataataataaaccccGCTCCATAAGAAGAGTTTAATATCAGAGGAGGCTCCTCATCTCACTGGCACAGTGTACCATCGCTACCATCAGAGCCGTCCATTCGACGTGTCTCCACCCCCCAAATTGCCCATCCCCAGCCGACGCTGCAATAGGCCGCGTAATCTCAACTCCNGTTATTGTGTGCACCCGGTGTCTCCGTACATACCATGAACCacgcttctttttctttaatcaGTAGATGTGATGTGCAATctccaaggaaaaaaaaaagaagaaggataCTAGTAAAAATTTACACGTTTTGTGAGTTCATGACTTCATATCAAATGGTATAAAAAACTGATGGTAATAGAGTaagtgttttatttatttatttataaagaaaCTTATCTCTTAAAATTTCGCTTATTTGATATGTggatatttttttctcaatattCTAGAACACATTCAAGTTTGATTTATAAATCCCTGATGCGGGATTTAGATGTGAGATGTACTTGAACACCCGGTGCAAGCAACAATTTGAACTTCGAATGTTGGGCCTAGTTGGCCAACAGATTTAAACAGAAGAGCCCGTAATTCAACAGAAAAACCGATCCGAAGTCTCCAGCAGCGATCTATCATCTATCCATCTCCAATCTCCAAAtctccaataataataataataataataataataataaaccccGCTCCATAAGAAGAGTTTAATATCAGAGGAGGCTCCTCATCTCTCTGGCACAGTGTTCGATCGCTACCATCAGAGCCGTCCATTCGACGTGTCTCCACCCCCCAAATTGCCCATCCCCAACCGACGCTGCAATAGGCCGCGTAATCTCAACTCCGCCGTCTCCTTCCTCCCCGACAAATTCCCGTTCTCCGATaccccacaaaaaaaaacattaaaataaaaaatatttgtatagtGTCGACCatcgaggacgacgacgacgacgacgacgacgacgacgaagcgATCGGTACCTTACCCCGTCCCTGTTCAAGTGAAACCCTAGAGGGTGGTGCTTTCGATCTGGGGATCGCGGCGCGAGATCGGGAGCCCTGGGGGCGAATCAATCGCgtcctgcggcggcggcggcggcggcggcgatcccGCGCTCTGGCCCCTTCACCTTCCTCTGGAACCCTAAAGCCCGCCGCCCCACCTACCTCCTAGACTCCCTCCCCGCAATGGACTTCGTCAGCCgccacgccgccgccgccgacaacCACCagccccctcctccccctccctccgAGCCCTCCACCTCCCCCCGCGCCGCCGCgggatcctcctcctcctcctcctccgccgccgcccccgccgtcGCCGAGGAGCCCGAGTACCTCGCCCGCTACTTGGTGGTGAAGCATTCATGGCGGGGGCGCTACAAGCGGATCCTCTGCATCTCCAGCTCCACGATCATCACACTGGACCCCACCACGCTGGCGGTGACCAACTCCTACGACGCCGCCCCCGACTTCGAGGGGGCGGCGCCGGTTCTCGGCCGCGGCGACGATGCGGGCGCGTTGGAGTTCACTCTCAGCGTCCGCACCGACGGCCGCGGCAAGTTCAAGGCGATCAAGTTCTCGTCGCGGCTTCGGGCGAGCATCCTCACAGAGCTGCATCGACTTCGCCGGGCCAAGCTCGGGCCCGTTATGGAGTTCCCcgtcctccacctccgccgcaGGACCTCTGAGTGGGCCCCCTTCGTAAGCAGCCTCACCTCTTATCCTCGGTCAATCCTCATCCTGTTTCTTTCCAATTTTGTTAGTATACGTCCCCCCTTCAATTTCTCGTTGTGTAAATAGGTATGCGACGGTGGATCGCACTAGCTTTCGCTAATTTGAAATTCCTTTGGAATATGCGATGTTTGCGCTTTCGGACTTCCTTCCAAATTAAAAGGATGCATTTTTTGCTTGATGATTTAATTTACGATGGTGTTGTTGGCATTAATCTTTGTGCAGAAATTAAAAGTTACTTCTGTTGGCGTTGAACTTCTCGAAGGACTGTCCGGAGATCGGCGGTGGTGTCTGGATTTTAGAGACATGGATTCCCCTGCCATCATTCTTTTAGCTGACAGCTATGGAAAGAGGACTCCTGAAGGTGGAGGGTTTGTTCTCTGCCCTCTGTATGGAAGGAAAAGGAAAGCCTTCATGGCTTCCTCTGGGGCTACGAACACCGGAATTATTTCGTATTTGGTACTTCAGTCTCTCCTTGTTTGGTCTTACATAGCAGCAACCGGATCATTACTTGGTGTTGTTTTGTAATCATTTTCTATGCTCTTAATGTTCCAGACTAAAACCGCAAAATCTACAGTTGGATTGACTTTGTCTGTGGACAGCTCTCAGGCGATGACAGCGGCAGATTTTATTGCTAGCAGAGGTAAGTTTACATCAGAATTTCTGTCTATTTGGACTTATGTATTTGTTGTCCTTATGTTTGGGTTATTTTAGTTCCAGCTGAATTTAACTGATTGTTTTTTGAAGTGTTGAGAACTTGCACATTTTACTGATGCCGGTTGCTCTATTTCCttctattttgtttttgaaatctATCGCTGATGTTAGTTTAACTTCTTCAATAGTTCATTACAATTTTCAGCAAAGGAGGCAGTTGGAGCGAATGAAACCCCATATGGAGGATGGTCTGTTATAAGGTTACGCCCTGCGGCTCATGGAACTGCTAACATTGAGAGCTTAAGTTTGGGAATTGGACCCAAGGGAGGACTTGGAGATCAAGGTGATGCTGTATCACGCCAACTAATTCTTACAAAGGTTTCACTTGTTGAGAGGCGGCCTGAAAATTATGAGGTAGCTACAATCTTGTCCTGCTTTCTGTTGAATGTAGTACAAACTAAGATGTCGTGATGTATTTTTTGGCTTTTCCTCAAATGTTCTTTGGCTGATAAAGAAGTGGTGTCCAGGCTGTTATTGTTCGACCTCTATCTGCTGTAAGTAGTCTTGTTCGATTTGCGGAAGAGCCACAAATGTTTGCTGTTGAATTCAATGATGGCTGCCCCATTCATGTAAGTCTCTGCTGAATATAATTTCACCATGTTACGGAGAAACTTCTTCTAATTCTGCAACTCTTAACTCCAGGTATATGCTAGTACTTCTCGTGATAGCTTGCTTGCAGCAGTTCGTGATGTTCTGCAAACTGAGGTTAGTTATTCATCTTTTTCTAAGAATGTTTTCTTGGAGAGGCAATCTTGCAGGCTTTATGCTTGAACATGAAATATGCATCCTGATATGTGCACACAGATATACTTATGTTaatcttcttttcttctacTTGATGCAGGGTCAGTGCGCTGTACCAGTGCTCCCTAGGTTGACAATGCCCGGTCATCGCATTGATCCGCCTTGTGGAAGAGCATATCTTCAGATACATCAGCTTCCTCAACAGCGTTCTGTTGCTGATTTGGAGAGTGCAACAATGCATATTAAACATTTAGCTGCAGCTGCTAAAGATACTGTAGCTGAAGGAGGGTCAGTTCCAGGCTCAAGAGCAAGATTGTGGCGCCGAATAAGGGAATTTAATGCATGCATACCCTACAGTGGCATTCCTGTCAATATTGAGGTGCCCGAAGTCGTCTTGATGGCTTTAATCACAATGCTCCCCGCCACACCAAACCTTCCCCCAGAAGCGCCCCCACCTCCGCCCCCATCACCAAAAGCAGCGGCAACAGTGATGGGGTTCATTGCGTGTTTGCGTAGGTTACTTGCATCGAGAAATGCAGCATCTCATGTTATGTCTTTTCCTGCTGCCGTTGGGAGAATAATGGGGCTACTCAGAAATGGTTCAGAGGGAGTAGCGGCAGAGGCTGCAGGACTTGTAGCTATGCTCGTCGGTGGTGGTCCTGGCGATACTAGCATGTTGATGGATACAAAGGGGGAGGGGCATGCCACTTACATGCATACTAAGTCTGTCCTGTTTGCACATCAGGCCTACGTCACTATTATTGTTAATAGGCTGAAACCGACATCTGTCTCGCCTTTATTGTCAATGTCTGTCGTGGAGATCCTTGAAGCTATGCTTTGTGAGCCCCACGGTGAAACAACCCAACACACTACTTTTGTTGAGTTTCTACGCGAAGTTGCTGGCCTGCGGCGTCGCTTGTTCGCGTTGTTTGGGCACCCTGCTGAAAGTGTGAGAGAGACCGTGGCTGTTATTATGCGAACTATTGCGGAGGAAGATGCAATTGCAGCAGAATCCATGCGCGATGCTGCATTGAGAGATGGTGCTTTATTAAGACACTTGCTTCATGCTTTCTTTCTCCCCGCTGGCGAGCGCCGTGATGTTAGTCGGCAGCTTGTCGCCCTGTGGGCAGATTCTTATCAACCTGCCCTCGATTTGCTGTCACGAGTTCTTCCTCCTGGTCTTGTTGCTTATCTTCATACTCGTACGGATATAAACTCTGAAGATTCTCAGAATCAGTATGAAGAGGCACCATTAAGTAGAAGGCACCGACGCATACTGCAGCAGAGGAGGGTCCGGATTGGTAGAGGCATAACAAACCAGGAACATGGGATTCCTACTAATAACGTTGAAGATGGTGAATTTGCAAGGCATGCTGGTACCAGTGCTTACGGAGAGCCGGAAGCATATCAGAGACCTATTCAAGAGTCAAATGTATTTCCCTCTGCATTTCCAGGTATGAACCAGAATGCGGAACCTTCCCATGCACTTCTGCATAATGCTGCTTCTGGAGCTGTTGTCGCCGATAATGTTCAGCAAGCTGGTATCTCACAGATGTCGGGTCCTTGTTCTTCTGATTTAGTAGACTCTAAAGCTAGCCTTCATGGTTCTATGAATTCGGATCTTCCAGCCCCTGCTCAGGTTGTTGTGGAGAACACCCCTGTAGGATCTGGCAGGTTATTATGCAATTGGCAAGGATTTTGGAAAGCATTTGGGCTGGATCACAATCGAGCGGATTTAATCTGGAATGAACGTACCAGGCAAGAACTGAGAGAAGCTTTACACGCTGAAGTTCATAAACTAGATGTTGAGAAGGAAAGAACTGAGGACATTGTCCCTGGAAGTGCAATGCCTGAGGATGGTAGTGCCTATGATAATGCACCTCGGATATCTTGGAACTATGCTGAGTTTTCAGTTAGCTACCCTAGCTTATCAAAAGAAGTCTGTGTGGGCCAGTATTATTTGAGACTGCTGCTTGATAGTGGAAACAGCTGTCGTGCGCAGGATTTTCCATTGCGTGATCCAGCTGCATTTTTTAGAGCATTATATCATCGTTTCTTATGTGATGCAGACATAGGGCTTACTGTGGATGGTGCTATTCCTGATGAATTGGGTTTATCAGATGATTGGTGTGACATGGGGAGATTGGATGGCTTCGGTGGAGGTGGAGGGTCTGCAGTAAGAGAGCTTTGTGCAAGGGCAATGGCTATTGTTTATGAGCAGCATTATAAAACAATTGGACCTTTTGACGGTGCTGCTCATATTACAGTTCTTTTGGACAGAACAGATGATCGTGCATTGAGGCACCGTCTGCTTCTTTTACTAAAAGTACTTCCGCAATTGCATCTAATATGAAAATACAGctacatttgttttttttttttatgtaaaaaacaCTTGTGTCTTCTTGGTCTTTCTTCTACTAGACTTGATTTTAAGTAAAGACTGAAATAGCTTCAAAAGATTCAGATGCTTTTCAGAATCTCTTTGCTCCATAATAACTGATTTATTCTGTTAGCTGCCTACTTAAGTTGGCTACTTGAATCGGTGAGTACTaaattctttcttctttccctCCCATTTTTGCAGGTCCTAATGAAAAATCTTTCCAATGTTGAAGCATGTGTTTTGGTTGGGGGTTGTGTTTTGGCTGTTGATCTTCTAACCGTTGCTCATGAAGCTTCTGAGAGGACTGCTATACCTTTGCAATCAAATCTGATTGCAGCTACAGCTTATATGGAACCACTAAAGGAATGGATGTACATTGACAAAGATGGTGAACAAGTTGGCCCTCTCGAAAAAGATGCTATCAGAAGATTATGGTCAAAGAAGGCCATTGATTGGACCACCAGATGTTGGGCCTTTGGAATGACTGACTGGAAAAGGCTGCGTGACATCCGTGAATTGCGTTGGGCATTGGCGAATCGAGTTCCTGTTTTAACCCCAATTCAGGTATCTTGCCATAAAATTACCATCATCTTATTTAGAACATAGATAGAAGTTGACAGGAAAGACAATTTATGATAATATAGTTCTAGCACCATTACTTAGGTAGCTTTTTAACCTGTAATATTTGCTTTCTTATAGTAATAGTCTATTTCcagttttctccttctccttgaaGATTTTCATTGTTGGAAACTATGCTTTAGAGTTAGACCTTTGGTTGTAATTACTTCgcagcaaggttttaagtgcccgtcggcacggaccgtatccaccgtgccgtaccatgccaacaagataccggcacgatacagaccccgtgccgatagcacggctcaaaaccctctattctttaaattagtaagtaattttctcaataaagttcaaaagatgtgataaaaagacataataaaaatgttagaatattttgttgcttaagaaaataaatatttcatgctattatgtgttggcacacaagaatttttttgaccggtaCGCATCGGCACCGCTCGGCACGGCTGGACATGCACCGTGCCGTACTgtgccagcaagtttccggcacgaccccgtgccacggcacttaaatccttgcttcgCAGATTTGTGATTGCATGTTAAAAAAGTTTCATATTCTTCCTCTCTACTTAAGCTCTATTTTTACAGGGATGATTGAGATTCTTATGGTTTTCTGCAATGTGTCAGCACTCTGTGGTATTTCATTTAAAGTAGATAAATGAATATCCAACAATGTGATTTTCTCCTGCATACTGAGTATACTTTAATTTGAATGCTTGGACTATTGAAACAAAGGAGTTCTGTATTCAGGTAGGCGAGGCTGCATTGTCTATATTACATACCATGGCATCTGCCCATTCTGATCTTGATGATGCGGGAGAGATTGTTACTCCAACACCAAGAGTGAAACGAATTTTATCCAGTCCTAGATGTCTTCCGCATGTTGCTCAGGTACTTTCGAGTCTACATAATTTACTATTTCTTCGAACTTGACAGATCTCTACTGGTGAAGTTGATCAGCCAGCTCAAGACATGGTGAAATAGTATTAGCATTGGTTCATCGTTGGTGCTCTTTAAGTATTATTGAAGTAAAAGGAACTGCAAACTTGACTGATTCACGTGATGATGAGAAATAGTTAATATCTTTTAATCACACCTACAGCTAGTATGCTAGTTAGACATCTTAGTCAGTTTCTTATTCTGTTTCGGCTTGTTAGTTGtgaagaataatttattttgtttctccTGCCCAATCCCTGAGTTGGTTACATACCAATGATAGCATGTACGGCAGGGCCTAATTTTTCACGCAACCTTGTTGAGTAGATGGCTCTTGTTGTTCTGAAGACTGACATGTATGGAGTGGGTGATTGGAGTGTACACTTTTGGCTCAGTATGACTAGACTATATATTTTGACCATACTGCCTTTTAATATTGGTATCTTCGATTGCTACTAATTTAGAAGGTTATGCAGTATAGTTTGAACTCATTTggtggatttttttaaaaaacttttgttTCAGTACAACAGAGAAAAAGGTATGGTCTATGTAAATATTGCGACCTCCCTACTGCAGCCGATTTAAGACCCTTGGATGGAAATTTTGAGCTCTAGGATGTGCTTGTTGTACTGAAGCA
This genomic interval from Ananas comosus cultivar F153 linkage group 8, ASM154086v1, whole genome shotgun sequence contains the following:
- the LOC109714093 gene encoding dnaJ homolog subfamily C GRV2: MDFVSRHAAAADNHQPPPPPPSEPSTSPRAAAGSSSSSSSAAAPAVAEEPEYLARYLVVKHSWRGRYKRILCISSSTIITLDPTTLAVTNSYDAAPDFEGAAPVLGRGDDAGALEFTLSVRTDGRGKFKAIKFSSRLRASILTELHRLRRAKLGPVMEFPVLHLRRRTSEWAPFKLKVTSVGVELLEGLSGDRRWCLDFRDMDSPAIILLADSYGKRTPEGGGFVLCPLYGRKRKAFMASSGATNTGIISYLTKTAKSTVGLTLSVDSSQAMTAADFIASRAKEAVGANETPYGGWSVIRLRPAAHGTANIESLSLGIGPKGGLGDQGDAVSRQLILTKVSLVERRPENYEAVIVRPLSAVSSLVRFAEEPQMFAVEFNDGCPIHVYASTSRDSLLAAVRDVLQTEGQCAVPVLPRLTMPGHRIDPPCGRAYLQIHQLPQQRSVADLESATMHIKHLAAAAKDTVAEGGSVPGSRARLWRRIREFNACIPYSGIPVNIEVPEVVLMALITMLPATPNLPPEAPPPPPPSPKAAATVMGFIACLRRLLASRNAASHVMSFPAAVGRIMGLLRNGSEGVAAEAAGLVAMLVGGGPGDTSMLMDTKGEGHATYMHTKSVLFAHQAYVTIIVNRLKPTSVSPLLSMSVVEILEAMLCEPHGETTQHTTFVEFLREVAGLRRRLFALFGHPAESVRETVAVIMRTIAEEDAIAAESMRDAALRDGALLRHLLHAFFLPAGERRDVSRQLVALWADSYQPALDLLSRVLPPGLVAYLHTRTDINSEDSQNQYEEAPLSRRHRRILQQRRVRIGRGITNQEHGIPTNNVEDGEFARHAGTSAYGEPEAYQRPIQESNVFPSAFPGMNQNAEPSHALLHNAASGAVVADNVQQAGISQMSGPCSSDLVDSKASLHGSMNSDLPAPAQVVVENTPVGSGRLLCNWQGFWKAFGLDHNRADLIWNERTRQELREALHAEVHKLDVEKERTEDIVPGSAMPEDGSAYDNAPRISWNYAEFSVSYPSLSKEVCVGQYYLRLLLDSGNSCRAQDFPLRDPAAFFRALYHRFLCDADIGLTVDGAIPDELGLSDDWCDMGRLDGFGGGGGSAVRELCARAMAIVYEQHYKTIGPFDGAAHITVLLDRTDDRALRHRLLLLLKVLMKNLSNVEACVLVGGCVLAVDLLTVAHEASERTAIPLQSNLIAATAYMEPLKEWMYIDKDGEQVGPLEKDAIRRLWSKKAIDWTTRCWAFGMTDWKRLRDIRELRWALANRVPVLTPIQVGEAALSILHTMASAHSDLDDAGEIVTPTPRVKRILSSPRCLPHVAQAMLTGEPSIVEAAAALLKSIVTRNPKAMIRLYSTGAFYFALAYAGSNLLTIAQLFAVTHVHQAFHGGEEAAVSSSLPLAKRSVLGGLLPESLLYVLERSGPAAFAAAMVSDSDTPEIIWTHKMRAEHLIRQVLQHLGDFPQKLSQHCHSLYDYAPMPPVTYPNLKDEMWCHRYYLRNLCDEIRFPNWPIVEHVEFLQSLLAMWREELTRRPMDLSEEEACKILEISLDDIVISENGGGTQMSEINGTNSNTSKRIENIDEEKLKRQYRKLAIRYHPDKNPEGREKFVAVQKAYERLQATMQGLQGPQVWRLLLLLKGQCILYRRYGDVLEPFKYAGYPMLLNAVTVDKDDNNFLSSDRVPLLIAASELIWLTCASSSLNGEELIRDGGIPLLATLLSRCMCVVQPTTPANEPAAIIVTNVMRTFAVLSQFETARAEMLNFGGLIEDIVHSTELELVPSAVDAALQTAAHVSVSSESQDALLSAGFLWYTLPLLLQYDSTADENDANEAHGVGASVQIAKNLHAVRATQALSRLCGTSKDGISTPCNETAAIALRSLLTPKLVDLLKNQPPKDLLSNLNANLESPEIIWNSSTRAELLKFVDQQRASQNPDGSYDLAESHSFAYEALSRELHVGNVYLRVYNNQPDHEISAPEAFCVALLKFISELVHKWTASNFDLQSMVDENGTSINTSEIQDDTVSRQSDEIKGDDSSNVSNKEEMINEDAELIKNLRIGLTSLQNLLRSNPTVAAVFSTKEQLVPIFECLALPVPAESNISQLCLNALSLLTTYAPCLEAMVAERSSLILLFQILHSNPACREGALAVLYSLASTPELAWAAAKHGGVVYILELILPLQEEIPLQQRAAAASLLGKLVGQPMHGPRVAITLARFLPDGLVSAIRDGPGEAVVSALEQTTETPELVWTPAMAASLSAQLSTMAADLYREQMKGRVVDWDIPEQASGQHVMKDEPQVGGIYVRLFLKDPKFPLRNPKRFLEGLLDQYVTSIAATHYEIQAVDPELPLLLSAALVSLLRVHPALADHVGYLGYVPKLVAAMAYEGRRETMASGEVKGGSHVHSDQAEDDNDGSACSAGQTPQERVRLSCLRVLHQLASSTTCAEAMAATSAGTPQVVPLLMKAIGWQGGSILALETLKRVVVAGNRARDALVAQGLKVGLVEVLLGILDWRAGGRHGICTQMKWNESEASIGRVLAVEVLHAFATDGAHCAKVREILNASNVWSAYKDQKHDLFLPSNAQSSAAGVAGLIESSSSRLPYALTAPPPQPQLVRLPSSAAPASATVSSNGRPNNKQL